One Aquila chrysaetos chrysaetos chromosome 22, bAquChr1.4, whole genome shotgun sequence genomic window carries:
- the CLK4 gene encoding dual specificity protein kinase CLK4 isoform X1, which produces MYLFEHRIPAYNIQQRKLWEMRHSKQSHCPEWDDRKSWDQRKHSSSRKRRKRSHSSGQESKHYKPNHFSESHYLDDRTINERDHHDRRYVEEYRNDFCEVYDHRHYHRDYEKSHHHHYSKSSGRSRKSSHKRKHKRHHCSSHQSHSKSHRRKRSRSVEDDEEGHLICESGDVLRARYEIVATLGEGAFGKVVECIDHDMRGMHVAVKIVKNVGRYREAARSEIQVLEHLNTMDPSSTFRCVQMLEWFDHHGHVCIVFELLGLSTYDFIKENSFLPFHINDIRNMAYQICQSINFLHHNKLTHTDLKPENILFVESDYIVKYNAKMKRDERTLKNTDIKVVDFGSATFDDEHHSTLVSTRHYRAPEVILALGWSQPCDVWSIGCILIEYYLGFTVFQTHDSKEHLAMMERILGPLPAHMIKKSRKHYFHHDQLDWDEHSSAGRYVRRRCKPLKEFMHCQDRDHQSLFDLVRRMLEYDPAKRITLDEALQHPFFEPLNK; this is translated from the exons aTGTACCTGTTTGAACACAGAATTCCTGCATATAACATCCAGCAACGGAAGCTG tgggaGATGCGGCATTCAAAACAATCTCATTGTCCTGAATGGGACGACCGAAAGAGCTGGGATCAaagaaagcacagcagcagccgTAAACGCAGGAAAAGGTCCCACAGCAGTGGACAAGAAAGCAAGCACTATAAACCAAATCACTTTTCAGAAAG tcattATTTGGACGATAGAACCATAAATGAAAGAGACCATCATGACCGGAGATATGTTGAGGAATACAGAAATGACTTCTGTGAAGTATATGACCACAGGCATTATCACAGAGACTATGAAAAGAGTCACCATCATCACTATAGCAAATCCTCTGGTCGGAGCAGGAAAAGTAGTCATAAAAGGAAGCATAAGAGACATCATTGCTCCAGTCACCAATCGCATTCG AAGAGTCACCGAAGGAAAAGATCCAGGAGTGTAGAGGATGATGAGGAGGGTCACCTGATCTGTGAAAGTGGAGACGTTCTAAGAGCAAGAT ATGAAATTGTTGCAACTTTAGGAGAAGGAGCTTTTGGAAAAGTAGTGGAGTGCATAGATCATGATAT gagaGGAATGCATGTAGCAGTTAAAATTGTGAAAAACGTTGGTAGATACCGGGAAGCAGCCCGTTCAGAAATACAGGTGTTGGAACACTTAAACACCATGGATCCAAGCAGCACTTT ccgCTGTGTCCAGATGCTGGAATGGTTTGATCATCATGGCcatgtttgcattgtttttgAGCTACTGGGACTTAGTACTTACGACTTTATtaaggaaaacagctttctgcCATTTCATATTAATGACATTAGAAATATGGCTTATCAAATTTGCCAGTCTATAAACT ttTTACACCATAATAAACTAACTCATACTGATTTAAAGCCTGAAAATATCTTGTTTGTGGAGTCTGATTACATAGTGAAGTACAATGCCAAAATG aagcGAGATGAACgcactttaaaaaacacagacaTCAAAGTCGTCGATTTTGGAAGTGCAACTTTTGATGATGAGCATCACAGCACATTAGTGTCTACAAGACATTACAGAGCTCCTGAGGTTATTTTAG CACTGGGATGGTCACAGCCTTGCGATGTTTGGAGTATTGGTTGTATTCTAATTGAGTATTACCTAGGATTTACAGTGTTTCAG ACGCATGATAGTAAAGAACACTTGGCAATGATGGAAAGGATACTAGGGCCTCTGCCAGCTCACATGATCAAGAAATCCAG aaagcattattttcacCATGACCAATTGGACTGGGATGAACACAGTTCTGCAGGACGATATGTTAGGAGACGCTGTAAGCCTTTAAAG gaattCATGCATTGCCAAGACAGAGATCATCAGAGTCTCTTTGACCTTGTTCGCAGGATGCTGGAATATGATCCAGCCAAAAGAATCACTCTTGATGAAGCCTTGCAGCATCCTTTTTTTGAaccattaaataaataa
- the CLK4 gene encoding dual specificity protein kinase CLK4 isoform X2, whose amino-acid sequence MRGMHVAVKIVKNVGRYREAARSEIQVLEHLNTMDPSSTFRCVQMLEWFDHHGHVCIVFELLGLSTYDFIKENSFLPFHINDIRNMAYQICQSINFLHHNKLTHTDLKPENILFVESDYIVKYNAKMKRDERTLKNTDIKVVDFGSATFDDEHHSTLVSTRHYRAPEVILALGWSQPCDVWSIGCILIEYYLGFTVFQTHDSKEHLAMMERILGPLPAHMIKKSRKHYFHHDQLDWDEHSSAGRYVRRRCKPLKEFMHCQDRDHQSLFDLVRRMLEYDPAKRITLDEALQHPFFEPLNK is encoded by the exons AT gagaGGAATGCATGTAGCAGTTAAAATTGTGAAAAACGTTGGTAGATACCGGGAAGCAGCCCGTTCAGAAATACAGGTGTTGGAACACTTAAACACCATGGATCCAAGCAGCACTTT ccgCTGTGTCCAGATGCTGGAATGGTTTGATCATCATGGCcatgtttgcattgtttttgAGCTACTGGGACTTAGTACTTACGACTTTATtaaggaaaacagctttctgcCATTTCATATTAATGACATTAGAAATATGGCTTATCAAATTTGCCAGTCTATAAACT ttTTACACCATAATAAACTAACTCATACTGATTTAAAGCCTGAAAATATCTTGTTTGTGGAGTCTGATTACATAGTGAAGTACAATGCCAAAATG aagcGAGATGAACgcactttaaaaaacacagacaTCAAAGTCGTCGATTTTGGAAGTGCAACTTTTGATGATGAGCATCACAGCACATTAGTGTCTACAAGACATTACAGAGCTCCTGAGGTTATTTTAG CACTGGGATGGTCACAGCCTTGCGATGTTTGGAGTATTGGTTGTATTCTAATTGAGTATTACCTAGGATTTACAGTGTTTCAG ACGCATGATAGTAAAGAACACTTGGCAATGATGGAAAGGATACTAGGGCCTCTGCCAGCTCACATGATCAAGAAATCCAG aaagcattattttcacCATGACCAATTGGACTGGGATGAACACAGTTCTGCAGGACGATATGTTAGGAGACGCTGTAAGCCTTTAAAG gaattCATGCATTGCCAAGACAGAGATCATCAGAGTCTCTTTGACCTTGTTCGCAGGATGCTGGAATATGATCCAGCCAAAAGAATCACTCTTGATGAAGCCTTGCAGCATCCTTTTTTTGAaccattaaataaataa